A single window of Pseudoduganella plicata DNA harbors:
- a CDS encoding multidrug effflux MFS transporter yields MSDNRTLKPWAWTAILLIVVCLPRVTIDAYLPSLPAMADTLGASDANLQLTLTLYMVGYAVSMLVCGPLCDRVGRRPVLLWGTALYLLATVVCVIAGDVATIIVARMFPALGGCCGTVVGRVMVRDRFDKATQARMLSRISMGMALSPIVAPLIGSAIDIALGWRWVFIALALLGTVSLALIALLLPETLAVTAGGQRERPLAVYRRLLGDPYFLRYALAISFVYCTYFPFIAESSVLLQRTMHLSQTAYALVFGLTVAGYVTGSNLFRRLSARHPADRVISWAVALNLCGAALLLGATTLLPLALPAIVAPFLLIMLSVGIAIPACQFGVLQPYASVAGSASGLFFFVQMALTAVCSFVTGCFSNGTAAPMVVVTAICSVGFAAVWAGLRRPAQVGLAQT; encoded by the coding sequence ATGTCCGACAACAGAACGCTCAAACCGTGGGCCTGGACGGCCATCCTGCTGATCGTGGTCTGCCTGCCCAGGGTGACCATCGATGCCTACCTGCCGTCGCTGCCGGCGATGGCCGATACGCTGGGCGCCTCGGACGCCAACCTGCAGCTGACGCTGACGCTGTACATGGTGGGCTATGCCGTCTCCATGCTGGTCTGCGGCCCGCTGTGCGACCGCGTCGGCCGCCGCCCGGTGCTGCTGTGGGGGACCGCACTGTACCTGCTTGCCACCGTGGTCTGCGTGATCGCCGGCGACGTCGCAACCATCATCGTGGCGCGCATGTTCCCGGCATTGGGCGGCTGCTGCGGCACGGTCGTCGGCCGCGTCATGGTGCGCGACCGGTTCGACAAGGCCACGCAGGCCAGGATGCTGAGCCGGATTTCGATGGGCATGGCCCTGTCGCCCATCGTGGCGCCGCTGATCGGCAGCGCCATCGACATCGCGCTGGGCTGGCGCTGGGTGTTCATCGCGCTGGCACTGCTGGGCACCGTGTCGCTGGCACTGATAGCCCTGCTGCTGCCGGAAACGCTGGCCGTCACGGCCGGCGGCCAGCGCGAACGGCCGCTGGCGGTCTACCGCCGCCTGCTGGGCGACCCGTACTTCCTGCGCTATGCGCTGGCGATCAGTTTTGTCTATTGCACCTACTTCCCGTTCATCGCGGAGTCGTCGGTGCTGCTGCAGCGGACCATGCACCTGTCGCAGACGGCCTACGCGCTGGTGTTCGGGCTGACGGTGGCGGGTTACGTCACCGGCTCCAACCTGTTCCGGCGCCTGTCGGCGCGCCATCCCGCCGACCGCGTGATCTCGTGGGCCGTGGCGCTGAACCTGTGCGGCGCGGCGCTGCTGCTGGGGGCGACCACGCTGCTCCCGCTCGCGCTGCCGGCCATCGTTGCGCCGTTCCTGCTGATCATGCTGTCGGTCGGTATCGCCATCCCGGCCTGCCAGTTCGGCGTGCTGCAGCCCTACGCGTCCGTAGCGGGATCGGCCTCGGGGCTGTTCTTCTTCGTGCAGATGGCGCTGACGGCCGTGTGCAGCTTCGTCACCGGCTGCTTTTCCAACGGAACAGCGGCGCCGATGGTGGTCGTGACGGCAATTTGCAGCGTGGGGTTCGCGGCGGTGTGGGCGGGATTGCGGCGGCCGGCCCAGGTCGGGCTGGCGCAGACTTGA
- a CDS encoding FAD/NAD(P)-binding protein produces the protein MTIFAKEKFTVAVVGAGGACVAFLHQIVSSVSREQAASMRVVVFEPREQIGPGLAYQADVDTALLNRNAETMSVSANDYSTFSAWLRWKAHHEDELKSVSATDLATAYAPRPMFGRFLGDFFVETCAAAVKKGLEIEVIPHAADAIRRGERYRIRHGESVLLADSVLLAVGNTEMIARRARHIASDVLSSLAPDHKALTTGRTAAPALD, from the coding sequence ATGACAATCTTTGCTAAAGAAAAATTCACCGTGGCGGTGGTCGGTGCCGGTGGCGCCTGTGTCGCCTTCCTGCATCAGATTGTCTCGTCCGTCTCACGCGAGCAGGCCGCATCGATGCGCGTCGTCGTCTTCGAGCCGCGCGAGCAGATCGGACCGGGACTGGCATACCAGGCCGATGTGGACACGGCCCTGCTCAACCGGAATGCGGAGACGATGTCCGTCTCGGCCAACGATTATTCGACTTTTTCCGCCTGGCTGCGCTGGAAGGCGCACCACGAGGACGAACTGAAGTCCGTCTCGGCCACGGACCTGGCGACGGCCTATGCGCCGCGCCCCATGTTCGGCCGCTTCCTCGGCGATTTCTTCGTCGAGACCTGCGCCGCCGCCGTCAAGAAGGGACTGGAGATCGAAGTGATCCCACACGCGGCGGACGCCATCCGGCGCGGCGAGCGTTACCGGATCCGCCATGGCGAGAGCGTGCTGCTGGCCGACTCGGTGCTGCTCGCGGTGGGCAATACGGAAATGATCGCCCGCCGCGCACGCCATATCGCCAGCGACGTGCTGTCGTCGCTGGCGCCCGACCACAAGGCGCTGACGACCGGCCGCACCGCCGCACCTGCACTGGATTGA
- the pdxR gene encoding MocR-like pyridoxine biosynthesis transcription factor PdxR, giving the protein MARGKTEFALDLPCPAGLRGGAPAGDSKQDLVYATLRDAILGRLIPAGSRLPSTRMLAQRWGLSRGTVEIVYDRLSSEAYVSRTPGSGTRVSAVVPDRYLMAIAPGVHPLAVPAPRAPAASAPPAGPPDPAVQVGVPFMARLADPALFPLPAWSRQIARALDRAGVELLCCADPAGLPVLREQIADYLRKYRGIGCSADDVIVLTGIRHALDLVARSVLRPGDKVCVEDPGYPAALQIFARAGASVVPVPVGPHGLECALLDGHADTRLVYVTPAHQSPTGVTMSVTRRLELLDWAERHDAWVIEDDYDSEFNYLNAPLAVLKSLDRECRVIYTGSFNKTLFAGLRVGFAVVPPQLKGQLLALWQTTGRSVGVTEQLALASWLADGLFVRHLRSARRAYQERRDAILAALAAGAPGRYTVSGHHAGFHFVLWLPEGSDEAAFCARAAATGLQLQGLRSLCREVVLPPAIVVGYTALTMAQARHSARLLAGLLSASD; this is encoded by the coding sequence ATGGCACGAGGCAAGACGGAATTCGCCCTGGACCTGCCCTGCCCCGCCGGCCTGCGGGGCGGAGCGCCGGCGGGCGACAGCAAACAGGACCTCGTCTATGCCACCTTGCGCGATGCCATCCTCGGCCGGCTGATCCCCGCCGGCAGCCGCCTGCCGTCCACCCGCATGCTGGCCCAGCGCTGGGGCCTGTCGCGCGGCACGGTGGAGATCGTCTACGACCGCCTGAGTTCCGAAGCATATGTGTCGCGCACGCCGGGGTCGGGCACGCGGGTCAGCGCCGTCGTGCCGGACCGCTACCTGATGGCGATCGCTCCGGGCGTGCACCCGCTGGCCGTGCCCGCGCCGCGCGCCCCGGCCGCGAGTGCGCCGCCCGCCGGGCCGCCCGATCCCGCCGTACAGGTGGGCGTGCCGTTCATGGCGCGCCTGGCCGATCCGGCGCTGTTCCCGTTACCCGCATGGTCGCGCCAGATCGCCCGCGCGCTCGATCGCGCCGGCGTCGAGCTGCTGTGTTGCGCCGATCCTGCCGGCCTGCCGGTACTGCGCGAACAGATCGCCGACTACCTGCGCAAATACCGGGGCATCGGCTGCAGTGCCGACGACGTGATCGTCCTCACCGGCATTCGCCACGCGCTCGACCTGGTGGCGCGCAGCGTGCTGCGGCCCGGTGACAAGGTCTGTGTCGAAGACCCGGGCTACCCGGCCGCGCTGCAGATCTTTGCCAGGGCCGGTGCATCCGTCGTTCCGGTCCCCGTCGGGCCGCACGGACTGGAATGCGCGCTGCTGGACGGTCATGCCGATACGCGGCTGGTGTACGTGACGCCGGCGCACCAGTCGCCCACCGGCGTGACGATGTCGGTCACGCGGCGGCTGGAACTGCTGGACTGGGCGGAGCGTCACGACGCCTGGGTCATCGAGGACGATTACGACAGCGAATTCAATTACCTGAACGCGCCGCTCGCCGTGCTCAAGTCCCTGGACAGAGAGTGTCGCGTGATCTACACGGGCAGCTTCAACAAGACGCTGTTCGCCGGCCTGCGCGTAGGCTTCGCGGTGGTGCCGCCGCAGCTGAAGGGCCAGCTGCTGGCGCTGTGGCAGACCACGGGCCGCTCGGTCGGCGTGACGGAACAACTGGCGCTCGCGTCATGGCTGGCCGACGGCCTGTTCGTGCGGCACCTGCGCTCGGCGCGGCGCGCGTACCAGGAGCGGCGCGATGCGATCCTGGCGGCGCTGGCGGCGGGGGCGCCCGGTCGTTACACCGTCAGCGGCCACCATGCCGGTTTCCATTTTGTTCTGTGGCTGCCCGAGGGCAGCGACGAGGCGGCGTTCTGCGCCCGCGCCGCCGCCACTGGCCTGCAACTGCAAGGCTTGCGCAGCCTGTGCAGGGAGGTCGTGCTGCCGCCGGCCATCGTGGTCGGCTACACGGCGCTGACGATGGCGCAGGCGCGCCACAGCGCCCGGCTGCTGGCCGGGCTGCTCAGCGCATCGGACTAG
- a CDS encoding ABC transporter ATP-binding protein — protein MNELTVDELHLDYGTGAHANPILKGVSMHLQKGEVVALLGPSGSGKTTLLRAVAGLESARQGTIDIGTRRVYDGANRFEMPAEQRNLGLVFQSYALWPHKTVFDNVAYGLTLRRMPGGEIKTRVTEVLGQLGLAHLGERYPHQLSGGQQQRVAIARALVYNPPVILLDEPLSNLDAKLREEARAFLRELIVRLGLSALMVTHDQAEAMAISDRILLLNNGVIEQQGTPQAMYETPDTLFTAEFMGSNNRLPGTLVQRDGSNVILDVAGTRLQGTARGTRLADIAPLVRVEEVRISAGQVDNALPLPLVTCMYLGDRWECLFKSGDISVRAYSRHRLNDGMYWLQMPVEKLWVF, from the coding sequence ATGAACGAACTGACCGTCGACGAACTGCACCTGGACTACGGCACCGGCGCGCACGCCAACCCGATCCTGAAGGGCGTGTCGATGCACCTGCAAAAAGGCGAAGTGGTGGCGCTGCTGGGGCCATCGGGCAGCGGCAAGACTACCTTGCTGCGCGCCGTAGCCGGGCTGGAAAGCGCACGCCAGGGCACCATCGACATCGGCACGCGCCGCGTGTACGACGGCGCCAATCGCTTCGAGATGCCGGCCGAACAGCGCAACCTTGGCCTCGTGTTCCAGTCGTACGCGCTGTGGCCGCACAAGACCGTGTTCGACAACGTGGCCTATGGCCTGACGTTGCGCCGGATGCCCGGCGGAGAAATCAAAACGCGCGTGACGGAGGTGCTGGGGCAGCTGGGCCTGGCCCACCTGGGCGAGCGCTACCCCCATCAACTGTCCGGCGGACAGCAGCAGCGCGTGGCGATTGCCCGCGCGCTCGTCTACAACCCGCCCGTCATCCTGCTGGACGAGCCGCTGTCGAACCTGGACGCCAAGCTGCGCGAAGAGGCGCGGGCGTTCCTGCGCGAGCTGATCGTACGCCTCGGCCTGTCCGCGCTGATGGTCACCCACGACCAGGCAGAGGCGATGGCGATCTCGGACCGCATCCTGTTGCTGAACAACGGCGTCATCGAGCAGCAGGGCACGCCGCAGGCCATGTATGAAACGCCGGACACGCTGTTCACGGCGGAGTTCATGGGCAGTAACAACCGGCTGCCCGGCACCTTGGTGCAGCGCGATGGCAGCAACGTCATCCTCGACGTGGCGGGCACGCGGCTGCAGGGCACCGCCCGCGGCACCCGCCTGGCCGACATTGCGCCGCTGGTGCGCGTGGAGGAAGTGCGCATCAGCGCCGGGCAGGTCGACAACGCGCTGCCGCTGCCGCTGGTCACGTGCATGTACCTAGGCGACCGGTGGGAATGCCTGTTCAAGTCCGGCGACATCAGCGTGCGGGCCTACTCGCGCCATCGCCTGAACGATGGCATGTACTGGCTGCAGATGCCGGTCGAGAAGTTGTGGGTGTTCTGA
- a CDS encoding ABC transporter permease, protein MLNATSTLAQGATIPALAAARGPRVNWLRALVVVLTALAIFAPLCLIFYQSFLSAPFFMPEKELGLDAYRFIVDDPDFGMAFRNGLMLAAGLAAIAVPLGGMLAFLMVRTDLPGRNWIAPLLLVPIFVSPMVMGFGYVVSMGPVGFYSTWIKAIIGFIPWNVYSFTSIVVIAGLTHVPHVYLYASSALRSLGSDVEEAARVAGASPLRVMMSVSLPMIMPALAYAGVLVFFLGFEVFGLVLVLGDPEGHLVLPTYLYKLTNKLGTPSYHLMAAVAVCLVMVTMPLVMLQRWLLRSANKYVSIKGKGARSKALPLGRWKWLAYALLGAWLLLTIVMPLSGIALRSFVEYWGEGVSLAGVLTLQHFRDILEQPSLIRAIVNTVLIGVVGGGLAVVCYSFIALAMHRRQDGIARFLDYSVLVPRAVPGLLAGLAFLWVFLFVPSWLDGMLQAADNPVAAWLSAHLIPALRSLRSTIFAVWLAYSVVWMAYGMRLISTALLQVGPELEEAARAVGANRGQVVRQVTLPLVRYGLLGSWLMIFLIFEREYSTGVYLLSPGTEVIGAMLVSLWAGGSTELVAALSFINITLVAIGLGIALRFGVKLHD, encoded by the coding sequence ATGCTGAACGCTACTTCGACGCTCGCCCAGGGCGCCACTATCCCGGCCCTCGCGGCTGCGCGCGGCCCGCGCGTGAACTGGCTGCGCGCACTGGTGGTCGTGCTGACCGCACTGGCCATTTTCGCGCCGCTGTGCCTGATCTTCTACCAGAGCTTCCTGTCCGCGCCGTTCTTCATGCCGGAAAAGGAACTGGGGCTGGACGCCTACCGTTTCATCGTCGACGATCCGGACTTCGGCATGGCGTTCAGGAACGGCCTGATGCTGGCGGCCGGACTGGCGGCGATCGCCGTGCCGCTGGGCGGCATGCTGGCCTTCCTGATGGTGCGCACCGATCTGCCGGGGCGCAACTGGATCGCGCCGCTGCTGCTGGTGCCGATCTTCGTGTCGCCGATGGTCATGGGCTTCGGCTATGTCGTCTCGATGGGGCCCGTAGGCTTCTACTCGACGTGGATCAAGGCGATCATCGGCTTCATTCCGTGGAACGTGTATTCGTTCACCAGCATCGTCGTCATCGCCGGGCTGACGCACGTGCCGCATGTGTATCTGTACGCGTCGTCGGCGCTGCGCAGCCTGGGCTCCGACGTGGAGGAGGCAGCCCGCGTGGCAGGTGCTTCGCCGCTGCGGGTCATGATGTCCGTGTCGCTGCCGATGATCATGCCCGCGCTGGCGTATGCGGGCGTGCTGGTGTTCTTCCTCGGCTTCGAGGTGTTCGGGCTGGTGCTGGTGCTGGGCGATCCGGAAGGCCACCTGGTGCTGCCGACCTACCTCTATAAACTGACCAACAAACTGGGCACGCCATCGTATCACCTGATGGCCGCCGTTGCCGTCTGCCTCGTCATGGTGACGATGCCGCTGGTGATGCTGCAGCGCTGGCTGCTGCGCTCGGCGAACAAGTATGTGTCGATCAAGGGCAAGGGCGCGCGCAGCAAGGCGCTGCCGCTGGGCCGCTGGAAGTGGCTGGCCTATGCGCTGCTGGGCGCGTGGCTGCTGCTGACCATCGTCATGCCGCTGTCCGGTATCGCGCTGCGCTCGTTCGTCGAATACTGGGGAGAGGGCGTCAGCCTGGCGGGCGTGCTGACGTTGCAGCACTTCCGCGACATCCTGGAACAGCCGTCGCTGATCCGCGCCATCGTCAATACGGTGCTGATCGGCGTCGTGGGCGGCGGCCTGGCCGTCGTCTGCTACAGCTTCATCGCGCTGGCGATGCACCGCCGCCAGGACGGCATCGCCCGCTTCCTCGACTACAGCGTACTGGTGCCGCGCGCCGTTCCCGGCCTGCTGGCGGGCCTGGCGTTCCTGTGGGTGTTCCTGTTCGTGCCAAGCTGGCTCGATGGCATGCTGCAGGCGGCCGACAACCCGGTGGCGGCGTGGCTGTCCGCACATCTGATCCCGGCATTGCGCTCGCTGCGTTCGACGATCTTCGCCGTCTGGCTGGCCTATTCGGTCGTGTGGATGGCCTACGGCATGCGCCTGATTTCCACCGCGCTGCTGCAGGTTGGCCCCGAGCTGGAAGAGGCGGCGCGCGCCGTCGGCGCCAACCGCGGCCAGGTGGTCCGCCAGGTCACGCTGCCGCTGGTGCGCTATGGCCTCCTGGGCAGCTGGCTGATGATCTTCCTGATCTTCGAGCGCGAATATTCGACGGGCGTCTACCTGCTGTCGCCCGGCACCGAGGTCATCGGCGCCATGCTTGTCTCGCTGTGGGCGGGCGGCTCGACGGAACTGGTCGCGGCGCTGTCCTTCATCAACATCACGCTGGTGGCCATCGGCCTCGGCATCGCGCTGCGCTTCGGCGTCAAGCTGCACGACTAA
- a CDS encoding ABC transporter substrate-binding protein, which translates to MTMKTAIAVLLTLAAGTALAQVPAGYPADYQKLIEGARKEGKLVVYGATDSKATQPLIRDFNALYPGISVEYNDMNSTEVYNRFISERAAGGNTADVMWSSAMDLQMKLASEGSALQYKSVEAGGLPAWAVWENKAYGTTFEPAAIVYNKRLLAANEVPQTHDDFARLIQQPKFRDKVTTYDIEKSGVGFMFMTHDAQTYAKFADLQKAFGVAKVRVQSSTGTMMERISSGENLIGYNVLGSYALVRAKTDPSIGVVLPKDYTQIVSRVVFINKAAKNVNAAKLWLDYMLSKRGQTIIANDSKLYAIRADVTGETTSADLIKTIGQANVKPIPVSPALLQYLAPAKRMAFLKGWKETAGKK; encoded by the coding sequence ATGACGATGAAAACCGCAATTGCAGTCCTGCTGACCCTGGCCGCGGGCACCGCCCTGGCCCAGGTGCCGGCAGGCTACCCGGCCGACTACCAGAAGCTGATCGAGGGCGCGAGGAAGGAGGGCAAACTGGTGGTCTACGGCGCCACCGACAGCAAGGCCACGCAGCCGCTGATCCGCGACTTCAATGCGCTGTATCCCGGCATCTCGGTCGAATACAACGACATGAATTCGACGGAAGTCTACAACCGCTTCATCTCCGAACGCGCCGCGGGCGGCAACACGGCCGACGTGATGTGGTCCTCGGCGATGGACCTGCAGATGAAGCTGGCCAGCGAAGGCAGCGCGCTGCAGTACAAGTCCGTCGAAGCGGGCGGCCTGCCCGCGTGGGCCGTGTGGGAGAACAAGGCCTACGGCACCACGTTCGAGCCGGCCGCGATTGTCTACAACAAGCGCCTGCTGGCCGCCAACGAAGTGCCGCAGACGCACGACGACTTCGCGCGGCTGATCCAGCAGCCGAAGTTCCGCGACAAGGTCACGACCTACGATATCGAGAAATCCGGTGTCGGCTTCATGTTCATGACGCACGATGCGCAGACGTACGCGAAATTCGCCGACCTGCAGAAGGCGTTCGGTGTGGCCAAGGTGCGGGTACAGTCGTCCACCGGCACGATGATGGAGCGCATTTCGTCCGGCGAGAACCTGATCGGCTACAACGTTCTGGGCTCCTATGCGCTGGTGCGCGCCAAGACCGATCCGTCGATCGGCGTCGTGCTGCCGAAGGACTACACGCAGATCGTGTCGCGCGTGGTCTTCATCAACAAGGCGGCGAAAAACGTCAACGCGGCCAAGCTGTGGCTGGACTACATGCTGTCGAAGCGGGGCCAGACGATCATCGCCAACGACTCGAAACTGTACGCAATCCGCGCCGACGTGACGGGCGAGACGACCAGCGCGGACCTGATCAAGACCATCGGCCAGGCCAATGTCAAGCCGATCCCCGTCTCGCCGGCACTGCTGCAATACCTGGCCCCTGCCAAGCGCATGGCATTCCTGAAGGGCTGGAAAGAAACCGCCGGCAAAAAGTAA
- a CDS encoding Bug family tripartite tricarboxylate transporter substrate binding protein — translation MLARVGAAAPAGGPNGAIECIVPSKPGGAMDLTCKLVRDGLKGLPDQAGRPLRLSYLPGGIGAVAWHSLVSSRRGDANTLVAFSGGSLLNLAQGKFGKARPADVRWVAALGADYGMIAVRSGSPYRTLADLIAALKRHPSRVLIGVSGTIGSQDWLKMALLVRSAGIDPKVLRFVALEGGGEAFTAMQADFVHVVSGDASEAHLMSANGKVRVLAVLSEGRLPGALAGVPTAREQGYDVVWPTIRGIWMGPQASEADYRRWVQTFDRMMATPDFARLRTAAGLYPLSLTGPALTDYVQKAVDDYGKRASQLGLMR, via the coding sequence ATGCTCGCGCGCGTCGGCGCCGCAGCGCCAGCCGGCGGGCCGAACGGCGCGATCGAATGCATCGTGCCGTCGAAGCCGGGCGGCGCAATGGACCTGACGTGCAAGCTGGTACGCGACGGCCTGAAGGGGCTGCCCGACCAGGCCGGCCGGCCGCTGCGCCTGAGCTATCTGCCCGGCGGCATCGGCGCCGTGGCCTGGCATTCGCTGGTGTCGTCGCGGCGCGGCGATGCCAACACGCTGGTGGCGTTCTCCGGCGGTTCGCTGCTCAATCTTGCGCAAGGCAAGTTCGGCAAGGCCAGGCCGGCGGACGTACGCTGGGTGGCAGCGCTGGGCGCGGACTACGGCATGATCGCCGTGCGCAGCGGCTCGCCGTACCGCACGCTGGCCGACCTGATCGCGGCGCTGAAGCGCCACCCGTCCAGGGTGCTGATCGGCGTGTCCGGCACCATCGGCAGCCAGGACTGGCTCAAGATGGCGCTGCTGGTACGCAGTGCCGGCATCGATCCGAAGGTGCTGCGCTTCGTGGCGCTGGAGGGCGGCGGCGAAGCCTTCACGGCGATGCAGGCGGACTTCGTGCACGTGGTGTCCGGCGATGCGTCGGAAGCGCACCTGATGTCCGCCAACGGCAAGGTCCGGGTGCTGGCCGTGCTCTCGGAAGGGCGCCTGCCCGGCGCGCTGGCCGGCGTGCCGACCGCGCGCGAGCAAGGCTACGACGTGGTCTGGCCCACGATCCGCGGCATCTGGATGGGCCCCCAGGCGTCCGAGGCCGATTATCGCCGCTGGGTGCAGACGTTCGACCGCATGATGGCGACGCCCGATTTCGCCCGGCTGCGCACCGCCGCCGGCCTGTATCCGCTGAGCCTGACCGGCCCGGCACTGACCGATTACGTACAAAAAGCCGTGGACGACTACGGCAAGCGCGCCAGCCAGCTTGGCCTGATGCGCTGA
- a CDS encoding porin, translating to MKRTTIACGALAAVACLAAPATHAQSAVTLYGLLDTGIDYASDAAPNGRSMTRVSSGGMNTSRWGIKGVEDLGGDLKAVYQLEGGILMDTGGIDGQLFRRQANVGLEGKFGRLVLGRSFTSVYDTVIRFDPMGFAPFYSWATTGNATGPSKYGMTTGFDNLVKYSGSTGDVKYGLSYALGEQTASGSDSRKLAAAVSYESDGLGLMATWERENGNSVPLTGRRDEARVIHLGAYYTMGNVKFWVAGRDYRLEPGAGATADVQGDTYWTGVAYKPVPNVTLTGAVYYMNVKNTAAGADADPLMLVARYRYALSKRTDLYATVAYAKAKHDQLVGLSRDDPGFGDTQRGAIVGIQHRF from the coding sequence GTGAAAAGAACCACCATCGCCTGCGGCGCATTGGCCGCCGTGGCCTGCCTGGCCGCACCAGCGACCCACGCCCAATCCGCCGTGACCCTCTACGGCCTGCTCGACACAGGCATCGACTACGCTTCCGATGCGGCACCGAACGGCCGCTCGATGACCCGCGTCAGCTCCGGCGGCATGAACACCTCGCGCTGGGGGATCAAGGGCGTCGAAGACCTGGGCGGCGACCTGAAAGCCGTCTACCAGCTCGAAGGCGGCATCCTGATGGACACGGGCGGCATTGACGGCCAGCTGTTCCGCCGCCAGGCCAATGTGGGGCTGGAAGGCAAGTTCGGCCGCCTCGTGCTGGGCCGCTCGTTCACCAGCGTGTATGACACCGTGATCCGCTTCGACCCGATGGGCTTTGCCCCGTTCTACTCGTGGGCGACAACGGGCAACGCGACGGGCCCCAGCAAATACGGCATGACGACGGGCTTCGACAACCTGGTCAAATATTCCGGCAGCACGGGCGACGTCAAGTATGGCCTGTCATACGCGCTCGGCGAGCAAACGGCGTCCGGCAGCGACAGCAGGAAGCTTGCCGCCGCCGTCAGCTATGAGTCCGACGGCCTGGGCCTGATGGCCACGTGGGAACGCGAGAATGGCAACAGCGTCCCGCTCACGGGCCGGCGCGACGAAGCCCGCGTGATCCACCTGGGCGCCTACTACACGATGGGCAACGTCAAGTTCTGGGTGGCCGGCCGCGATTACCGGCTCGAACCCGGCGCCGGCGCGACAGCGGACGTCCAGGGCGACACGTACTGGACAGGCGTCGCGTACAAGCCGGTACCGAACGTGACGCTGACGGGCGCCGTCTACTACATGAACGTGAAGAACACGGCAGCGGGTGCGGATGCCGATCCGCTGATGTTGGTGGCGCGCTACCGCTATGCGCTGTCGAAACGCACCGACCTGTATGCGACGGTAGCGTATGCGAAGGCGAAGCACGACCAGCTGGTCGGCCTGTCGCGCGACGATCCGGGATTCGGCGATACGCAGCGCGGCGCCATCGTCGGCATCCAGCACCGGTTCTGA
- a CDS encoding response regulator — translation MRILLVEDHTELQHWLARALRDAHLTVECADNGADADALLHTQEYALVILDLTLPRMDGLEVLKRLRARGGAVSKTPVLILTARGGLEDRVQGLNLGADDYLAKPFELVELEARVKALLRRGLGNEALVYRCGELAFDTVSRMFSYYGNNLALTPREHAVLEALITRSGRAVAKEKLFDEVFALADDANLDAIELYIHRVRKKLESGQPGAAAITTLRGIGYLLQPRDAA, via the coding sequence ATGCGCATCCTCCTGGTAGAAGACCACACCGAACTGCAACACTGGCTCGCCAGGGCGCTGCGCGATGCGCATCTTACGGTGGAATGCGCCGATAACGGGGCCGATGCGGACGCGCTGCTGCACACGCAGGAATACGCGCTGGTGATTCTGGACCTGACCTTGCCGCGCATGGATGGCCTGGAGGTGCTCAAGCGCCTGCGCGCACGCGGCGGTGCCGTCAGCAAGACGCCCGTGCTGATCCTGACGGCGCGCGGCGGCCTGGAAGACCGCGTGCAGGGCCTGAACCTGGGCGCCGACGATTATCTCGCCAAACCGTTCGAGCTGGTGGAGCTGGAGGCGCGAGTCAAGGCGCTGCTGCGCCGCGGCCTGGGCAACGAAGCACTGGTGTACCGCTGCGGCGAGCTGGCGTTCGACACCGTCTCGCGCATGTTCAGCTACTACGGCAACAACCTGGCGCTGACGCCGCGCGAACACGCCGTGCTGGAAGCGCTGATCACCCGCAGCGGCCGCGCCGTGGCGAAGGAAAAGCTGTTCGACGAGGTGTTCGCGCTGGCGGACGACGCCAACCTGGACGCCATCGAACTGTACATCCACCGCGTGCGCAAGAAGCTGGAGAGCGGCCAGCCCGGCGCCGCCGCCATCACGACCTTGCGCGGCATCGGCTACCTGCTGCAGCCGCGCGACGCCGCATAG